A stretch of Pristiophorus japonicus isolate sPriJap1 chromosome 12, sPriJap1.hap1, whole genome shotgun sequence DNA encodes these proteins:
- the pde12 gene encoding 2',5'-phosphodiesterase 12, whose translation MFGLFGGAFRLLQCPRLVRVRVRVASSSSSGPAPAQCGAAMQKAVVRCVPSESKLTISLGPRRLQREQSESLRTTLARIAHNTLKAQAKAGKGKRKAAHAQAQAPAQSQAPTVTLYQGEQPVPGDTCNAEAWQEGAVLEVGEARYRVERNPPTFTRLELPASILAGFPVCPTVRVEFGEPAESCFEWLIEGGSGSGAWEPAGSGRVFTPNNGHVGLRLKLRCQPGDGRRSGAAAELESAGAVEAGPGACTFDNRHSFTRRPEEEEAPPLRVVSYNILADVYAQTEFSRISLYPYCAPYALQADYRQSLIQKELSGYNADILCLQEVDKSAFTNSLSPALEAFGFQGVFRIKEKQHEGLATFFRSSKYRLLTQHDVTFSEALASDPFYGELLERISANPNVKEKVLQRSTTFQVCVLQSLKDSSRKLCIGNTHLYWHPKGGHIRLVQIAIAFRHLQQVTTEIYPDAPVIFCGDFNSTPASGVYDFVTKGSISADHPDWTSNGEGELCSMSLTHPFKLKSACGEPAYTNYVGGFQGCLDYIFMDMNMFEVVQVIPFPTHEEITCHLALPSVSHPSDHIALVCDLKCK comes from the exons ATGTTTGGCCTGTTCGGCGGCGCTTTCCGTTTGTTGCAGTGTCCGAGGTTGGTGCGGGTGCGGGTGCGAGtagcgtcctcctcctcctcgggcccGGCTCCAGCGCAGTGCGGCGCCGCCATGCAGAAAGCGGTCGTCCGCTGTGTGCCGAGCGAGAGCAAACTGACCATCTCGCTGGGCCCGAGGCGCCTGCAGCGGGAGCAGAGCGAGAGCCTGCGGACGACGCTCGCCCGAATCGCGCACAACACGCTCAAAGCGCAGGCCAAGGCCGGCAAGGGCAAGAGGAAGGCGGCCCATGCGCAGGCCCAGGCTCCGGCCCAAAGCCAGGCCCCGACCGTGACTCTGTACCAGGGCGAGCAGCCGGTGCCCGGGGACACGTGCAACGCCGAGGCCTGGCAGGAGGGCGCCGTGCTGGAGGTGGGGGAAGCGCGGTACCGGGTGGAGAGGAACCCACCCACCTTCACCCGCCTCGAGCTGCCGGCCTCCATCTTGGCCGGCTTCCCGGTCTGCCCGACGGTGCGGGTGGAGTTCGGGGAGCCGGCCGAGTCGTGCTTCGAGTGGCTGATCGagggcgggagcgggagcggggcctGGGAGCCGGCGGGCAGCGGCCGGGTCTTCACCCCGAACAACGGCCACGTCGGCCTCCGGCTAAAGCTAAGGTGCCAGCCGGGCGACGGGCGCAGGTCCGGGGCAGCGGCCGAGCTGGAAAGCGCGGGTGCCGTGGAGGCCGGCCCGGGGGCTTGTACTTTCGACAACCGCCATTCGTTTACCCGCCggccggaggaggaggaggcgccgcCACTCCGGGTGGTTTCCTACAACATCCTGGCCGACGTGTACGCACAGACCGAGTTCTCCCGGATCAGCCTGTACCCGTACTGCGCGCCCTACGCACTCCAGGCCGACTACAGGCAGAGCCTGATCCAGAAGGAGCTGAGCGGCTACAACGCCGACATCCTCTGCCTGCAGGAGGTGGACAAGAGTGCCTTCACCAACAGCCTCTCGCCGGCTCTGGAGGCTTTCGGCTTTCAGGGAGTCTTCCGCATCAAGGAGAAGCAGCACGAAGGTCTGGCTACCTTCTTCCGAAGCTCCAAGTACAGACTGTTAACTCAGCATGATGTGACCTTCAGTGAAGCTCTGGCTTCAGACCCCTTCTACGGCGAACTTCTGGAGAGGATTTCTGCAAACCCAAATGTCAAAGAAAAGGTCTTGCAAAGATCAACCACCTTCCAG GTTTGTGTACTTCAGTCTCTTAAAGATTCATCGAGGAAGTTATGTATTGGTAATACTCATCTTTACTGGCACCCCAAAG GAGGACACATTCGTCTTGTTCAGATAGCAATCGCCTTTCGTCATCTTCAACAGGTTACTACAGAGATTTACCCTGATGCACCAGTCATTTTTTGTGGCGACTTTAACAGTACCCCAGCCTCAGGCGTGTATGACTTTGTCACTAAGGGAAGCATTTCTGCTGATCACCCAGACTGGACTTCAAATGGTGAGGGAGAACTATGCAGCATGTCACTTACCCATCCATTTAAACTAAAAAGTGCCTGTGGAGAACCTGCTTACACAAATTATGTAGGTGGCTTCCAAGGCTGCCTGGACTACATTTTCATGGATATGAACATGTTTGAAGTTGTTCAGGTTATTCCTTTTCCAACTCACGAGGAAATCACCTGCCATTTGGCTCTGCCAAGTGTTTCACACCCATCCGATCATATTGCACTTGTCTGTGATCTGAAATGCAAATAA